CCACGCGGGAGGGGTCGCGCACGACGTACCCGGCGACCCAGATACGCGAGGACTCCATGTCCTCGTCGTTGGTGCCCGTGTTGCCGATGTGCGGCGCGGTCATGAGCACGATCTGGCCCGCGTACGACGGGTCGGTCAGGGTCTCCTGGTAGCCGGTCATGCCGGTGGCGAACACCGCCTCGCCGAGCGTGCGGCCGGTCGCGCCGTAGGCGCGTCCGGCGTATCGGGTGCCGTCCTCGAGGACGAGGACCGCGGGTCCTGCGTCCGTCCCGGGGATCGCCATGTCAGGCCTCGCTTCCGTTGTCGCCGCCTGGGGCCGTCCCGGCCCCGGCGAGTGTGGTGAGGGCGTCCACGATGCGGGTGGCGTCGCCGACCCGCTGGGCCCTGAGGTAGGTGTCGACGACGAGGTCGTCGGATGCGTCGGCGTCCCCGGCGGTGCGTGCACGCCAGGAAAGCGCGATGAGCCCCTCCGGCTCCACGCCGCGGTCGATCGCCCAGCTCGCGGTCGTGACCTCGACGAGGGCGTCCGCCGGCACGTACACCGGCTGCTCGCCGCGCAGGTCGAGCACGAGCCCGTCGGCGCGGACGTCGATGCGGCCCGCGGCGCGGAACCCGAGTCCGCGCGGGGCGAGGCGCTCCACGGGCCGCCGGTGCGGCGTGGTCGCCACGTGCATCACGGGCGCCTCGAGCACGGGCGCGCCGGGCTCCGCGGGCTGCGGGTGGTCGACGATGCCGGCGTCGCGCCCGCGCCGGGCGCGCCAGGAGCGGATCATGAGCGTCGCGAACAGCGCGACGAGCGCTGCGGCGACGAGGCCGCCGACCAGGTACTCATCCACGGGCGCCTCCCGCGACCTCGTCGGCCGGGCGCACCTGGCCGTCGAGCACGGTCGCGACGCCGCGGTGGAACGTGGCGAGCACGCGACCGGGCAGCGAGCGGCCGAGATAAGGCGAGTTGCGGCTGCGTCCGGCGAGCGAGCCCACGCCGAACTCGGCGCGCGCATCGGGGTCGTAGAGCGTCAGTTCGGCCGGCGCCCCCGCCTCGAGCGCGTGCCCGTGGCCGGCGAGGCTGCCGATGCGCGCCGGCGCCGCCGACATCACGCGCGCGACGTCCGCCCAGGCGAACCGGCCGGTCTCGACCATGGCCTCGTGCACGACCGACAGGGCGGACTCGAGCCCGACCATGCCGTTCGCGGCGGCATCCCACTCGCACTCCTTCGACTCGACGGGGTGCGGAGCGTGGTCGGTCGCGACGATGTCGATGGTGCCGTCGGCCAGCGCGTCGCGCAGCGCCTCGACGTCGTCGGCCGTGCGCAGCGGCGGGTTCACCTTGTACCGCGCGTCGTAGCTGGCGACGAGGTCGTCGGTGAGGAGCAGGTGGTGCGGGGTCACCTCGGCGGTGATGCGGATGCCGCGGGCCTTCGCCCAGCGGACGACCTCGACCGAGCCCGCGGTCGACAGGTGGCACACGTGCAGCCGGCTGCCGACGTGCTCGGCGAGCAGCGCGTCGCGCGCGATGATCGCCTCCTCGGCGACCGCCGGCCAGCCGCGCAGGCCGAGCTCGCCCGAGAGGGCGCCCTCGTTCATCTGCGCGCCCTCGGTGAGGCGCGGCTCCTGCGCGTGCTGGGCGATCACGCCGTCGAAGGCCTTGACGTACTCGAGCGCGCGGCGCATGAGGAGCGGGTCGGCGACGCACAGCCCGTCGTCGGAGAACACGCGCACCTTCGCCCGCGAGGCGGCCATCGCGCCCAGCTCGGCGAGCCGCTCCCCCGCGAGGCCCACGGTGACGGCACCGATCGGCTGCACGGTGACGTAGCCGGCGTCCTCTCCGAGCCGGAGCTCCTGCTCCACGACGCCCGCGGTGTCGGCCACGGGCGACGTGTTCGCCATCGGGAACACCGCCGTGTAGCCGCCGGCCGCGGCCGCGCGGCTGCCGGTCAGCACCGTCTCGCTCTGCTCGAACCCGGGCTCGCGCAGGTGCGTGTGCAGGTCGACGAGGCCGGGCAGGGCCAGCAGGCCGTCGGCGTCGATCACGGTCGCGCCCGCGGCATCCGTCACCGAGCCCAGCTCGGCGATCCGTCCGTCCGCGAGCAGGAGGTCGCCCCGCGTGCCGTCGACCAGGGTCGCGCCGCGGATGAGCGTGCGGCTCACGCCGCCTCCTCCCGCTCACCGGACAGCAGCAGGTACAGGGCAGCCATTCTCACCGAAACTCCGTTCGCAACCTGTTCGAGCACCGTGGACTGGGCCGAGTCGGCGGCCGACGCCGCGATCTCGAAACCCCGGTTCATCGGCCCCGGATGCATGACCATCGTAGTCCGCGGCAGTCGCGCGAACCTGGCGTCGTCGAGCCCCCACGTGCGGGAGTACTCCCGGCTGTTGGGGAAGAACGCGGCGTGCATGCGCTCGGCCTGCACGCGCAGCATCATCACCGCGTCGGGGCCCGCGTCGATCGCCGCATCGAGGTCGTAGCCGACCTGTGCGGGCCACGCCGAGACATCGACCGGCAGCAGCGTCGGCGGGGCGACGAGCGTCACCTCGGCGCCGAGCGCGTCGAGCAGCCACACGTTCGAGCGGGCGACGCGCGAGTGCAGCACGTCGCCGACGATCACCACGCGCGCGCCGTCGAGCCCGCGACCGCGCGAGGCGCCGCCGTGCAGGCGCCGGCGCATCGTGAACGCGTCGAGCAGCGCCTGGGTCGGATGCTCGTGGGTGCCATCGCCCGCGTTCACGACGCCCGCGTCGATCCAGCCGCTCGTCGCGAGCACCTGCGGGGCACCGGATGCCTGGTGGCGCACGACCACCGCATCGGCACCGATCGCCTGCAGCGTCTGGGCGGTGTCCTTCAGGCTCTCGCCCTTCGAGACGCTCGAGCCCTTGGCGCTGAACGTGATGACATCGGCCGACAGTCGCTTCGCCGCCGCCTCGAACGAGACGCGGGTGCGGGTCGAGTCCTCGAAGAAGAGGTTCACGACCGTGCGGCCGCGCAGCGTCGGGAGCTTGCGCACCTCGCGCTGCTGGACCGCCGCCATGTCCTCGGCGACGTCGAGCAGCTCGATGGCCCGCTCGCGCCCCAGATCGCGGGTCGAGAGCAGGTGCCTCATCGCACGCCCCCCTCGATGGTCACGCCATCCTCGCCGTCGATCTCGCGCAGGTGCACGTTGATGCGCTCGGTCGCCGCGCTCGGCAGGTTCTTGCCGACGAAGTCGGCGCGGATCGGGAACTCGCGGTGACCGCGGTCGACGAGCACGGCGAGGCGCACCGCGCGCGGCCGGCCGATGTCGGCCAGCGCGTCGAGCGCGGCGCGGATGGTGCGCCCCGAGTAGAGGACGTCGTCGACGAGCACGACGGTGCGGCCGTCGATGCCGACGGGCACGTCGGTCGGCGCGGGCGTGCGCGTGCGCGTGTGGGAGAGGTCGTCGCGGTACATGGTCACGTCGAGCGCGCCGGCGAGGGCGTCGGGGGCCCCGGGCTCGATGCGACGGATGACGTCGGCGATCCGGGAGGCCAGCACCACGCCGCGCGTGGGGATGCCGAGGATCACCAGGCCGTCCGCCCCGCGGTTGGATTCGAGGATCTCGTGGGCGATGCGCGTGAGCGCGCGTTCGATGTCGGCCTGCTGCAGCACGGGGCGCACAGCCATGCAGACTCCCTTCTCCGCCTCACGGGACGGACTTCAAAGGATGTCGGTTTCGTCGATTCTACCGGACAATGACGCCATGGCCGACGTCATGATCGCCGTGATGCCCTTCGCGGGGCACGTCGCACCGCTGGCCGCGGTGACCGCGGCCTTCGTCGAGGCCGGCCACGACGTGCGCGTCTACACCGGCCGCGCCTACGCCGAACGGTTCGCGGCGCTCGGCGCCGAGGTGGTTCCCTGGACGTGCGCACCGGACTTCGACGAGCTCGACCTCGCCGCCACGTTCCCCGCGCTCCGTGGCCGGAAGGGTCCGCGCCAGCTGCTCGCGAACGTCGAGCACCTGTTCGTGGGCACCGGCGCCGCACAGGGCGAGGACCTCGCCCGTGCGTTCGCGGCACGCCCGTGGGACGTCATCGTGGCCGACGGGCTCAGCCTCGGCACGCACCTCGCGGCGGAACGCCTCGGGACGCCGTCGGTCACCGTGAGCATCGTCCCGCTCTCGATGCCGACCCCGGAGCTGCCCCCGCCGATCCTCCCGCTGCTCCCGGCGACCGGTCCGCTCGGCCGCCTCCGCGACCGCGTGCTGTTCACGGCGCTGGACGTGCTCTCGCGCGGCGTGCGGCGGGCGTACGACGCCCAGCGCGCGGCGTTCGGCCTGCCGCCGACCGACGGGCCGCTCGACGATGCGTGGCACTCGCCCGACCTGGTCTGCGCGTCCGGAGTGCCCGAACTGGAGTTCCCCCGCAGCTCCTGGCCCGTGCGCGTCGAGTTCGTGGGCGCCCTCGCGCCGACGGGGTCGATCCGGCCCGAGCCGCCGGCATGGTGGGCGGACCTGCCCGACGACCGCCCGATCGTGCACGTGACGCAGGGCACGCTGAACGTCGACCCGGACGACCTGATCCGGCCGACGTTCACGGCCCTCGGCCGCCAGCCGGTGTCGATCGTGGCGACGACGGGGCGGGCCGACGCGCCGGAGCTGCCGTTCCCGGCCCCGCCGAACGCGCACGTGACGGGGCTCGTCGACTATGCGGCGCTGCTCCCGCGGCTCGACGCGATGATCACCAACGGCGGGTGGGGCGGCGTGCTCGCCGCGCTCGCGCACGGGGTTCCCCTCATCGTCGCCGGCGGCGACATCGACAAGCCGGTGATCGCCGCTCGGGTCGGCTGGGCCGGCGCGGGCATCGACCTGCGCACCGGCACGCCGAGGCCGCGGGCGATCCTGCGCGCGTGGCGGCGGCTCTCCGGGGACCCCCGCTACCGGGAGCGCGCCGCCGAGATCGGCCGCGCCCTCCGCACCCACGACGGGCCGCGCGAGGTCGTCGCCCACACGATCGCGCTCGTCGAGCGGCGGCGAGCGGGGCGTCCCGCGAGAGACGCCGGCTGACGCGGCGGAATCAGTTGCCGGTGATGAACGCCCGCACCTCGTCGGCGTCGAACGCGCCCGTGTACGGGGCGCCGTCCACGAGCAGCGTGGGCGTGCCCTCGACGCGCTCGATCTCGGCGCCCTCGATGGGCCCGGTCAACGCCTGGTCGTTCGACGCCTGCACCCAGTCGACGTAGGTGTTCGCCGCGATGCAGTCCGCTGCGCCGGGCGCGCCCGCGTCGGCCGCGAGCTGCGACAGCGCCGGGTCGTCGAGCCCGGCGGCATCCGACGGCTGGTTCGCGAAGACCGCGGCCACCATCGGCAGCAGCGCCTCGGGCGCCTCCGTCGCGACGCACGTCATCGCCGAGCCCGCGCGCGACGAGTAGGCCGTGTCGGAGGCGCGGTCGAGGAAGTTCATCGGGTGGACGGCGTAGGTGATGGTGCCGTCCTCGACGAGTTCCGCGATGGTGTCGCCGACCTCGGCCTCGAAGTCCGCGCAGTGCGGGCAGGACGGGTCGACGTACGCAGCGACCCGGATGTCGCCGTCGCCCGCGACGAGCGCGAACTCGTCGAAGTGCGCCGCGCCGATCGTGCCGGTCGGCAGGTCGGCCGAGGCATCCGCCCCGCCCGTGCCGGTCTCGCTCGCGGTGTCGGGCGCGCAGGCCGCCAGCGAGGCCGCCAGCGCGATGCCGCCCGCGATCGCCAGCACGCGACGGATCACGCGCGGTCCCCCGCCACGGCCGAGAGCAGGCCGTTCACGAAGCTCGCCGAGTCGTCGGTCGAGAGCACGGTGACCGACTCGACGGCCTCCGAGATGGCGACGCCGTCGGGCACCTCGTCGTTGTACGCGATCTCCCAGACCGCGATGCGGAGCACGGCACGGTCGACCGCGGGCATGCGCTCGAGGGTCCAGCCGCGGGAGTGCGACGTGATGAGCTCGTCGATCTCGGCACGGTGGTCGATGACGCCGTCGACGATCTCCCGCGCGTACAGCCACGACGCCTGGCGCTCGGGCTCGCCGACCGCGCGCTCCGCCTCGTCGGCGAGGACGCGCTCGACCGGCACGCCGCGGAGGTCCGCCGCGTAGAGCATGTCCAGCGCGCGCTTGCGCGCCTTCGTGCGGGCGCTCACTAGTCGTTCACGCGGCCGAGGTAGTCGCCGGTGCGGGTGTCGACCTTGACCTTGGTGCCGGTCTCCAGGAACAGCGGCACCTGGATCTCGTAGCCGGTCTCGAGCGTCGCCGGCTTGGTGCCGCCGGTCGAGCGGTCGCCCTGCAGGCCCGGCTCGGTGTAGGTGATCTCGAGCACGACCGAGGCCGGCAGGTCGAGGTAGAGCGGGTTGCCGTCGTGCAGCGCGATGGTCACGGGCTGGTTCTCGAGCATGTAGTTCTTGGCGTCGCCGACGACCGTGTCGGTCACGGTGATCTGGTCGTAGTCGGTCGCGTCCATGAACACGAAGCTCTCGCCGTCGTTGTACAGGTACGTGTAGTCGCGGCGGTCGACGTTCTGGATGTCGACCTTGGCGCCGGCGTTGTAGGTGCGGTCGACGACCTTGCCGCTCACGACGTTCTTCAGCTTGGTGCGCACGAACGCACCGCCCTTGCCGGGCTTGACGTGCTGGAACTCGATCACGCTCCAGAGCTGGCCGTCGATGCTCAGGACGACGCCGTTCTTGATGTCCGCAGTGCTCGCCATGTGGTGGTTTCCGTTTCGATAGAGAAGTCCGCGGGCGCGCCGAATCGGCTGCGGCCCGCAGAGCAGTCTAGACGCCGGGCCGCCGAACGGCCGAATACGTCAGGCGACCAGGCGCGCCACCTGGTCGATCGCGAGCCGGTACGAGTCGGCTCCGAACCCCGCGATCACGCCCGTCGCGACCTCCGACACGACGCTGTAGCCGCGGAACGCCTCCCGCGAGTGCGGGTTCGACAGGTGCACCTCGATGAGCGGCAGGCCCGACTTCGACACCATCGCGGCCGCGTCGCGCATGCCGTAGCTGTAGTGCGTGAACGCGGCGGGGTTCAGCACCACGGGGCATCCGCGGTCCACCGCCTCGTGCAGCCAGCCGATCAGCTCGCCCTCGTGGTCGGTCTGGCGCAGCTCGATGTCGATGCCGGCGGGAGCGGACGACTCGAGCCGCGCGCGGATGTCGTCGAGGGTCGCCGTGCCGTACACGTCGGGCTCGCGCGTGCCGAGGCGGCCGAGGTTGGGTCCGTTCAGCACCAGCACCGTCGTCATGCGCTCAGCCTAGCGGCGAGGTCGGCGGGCTCGGCGCGGGGCCGGGCCACCACGCTTCCGGCTCCGCGGCCGGCGTTCCCTCCGCAGGGGGCGGGTAGCCGTGCGCGACGATCCGCTCGGGCCGGTACGCCTCGCCGGCACCCACGGTGAAGGCCCAGACGAAGGGCACGAGGACCCCGAGCGCCACGTAGCCGGCGTCGCGACCGAACGCGAGCCCCGTCCGGTGCATCCCGATCCACAGGAAGATCGAGGTGACCCACGACCCGCCGGGGACGAGCTGCAGCCAGGTCAGGTGGCCCGGCTGCCCGCCGAGGCGGAGCCACGAGTACGTGCGCAGGAGCGGGACCCACGCACGCCACGCCGGGATGCCGACCCGGCCGAACAGCACCGTGAGCCCGGCCCCCATGAGCACCCAGGAACCGACGAGCACCGCGGACACGAACACGAGGCCCAGCAGCACGAACGCTCCCAGCGCCACGACGAACTCGAGCGGCGGCACCAGGGGCGACGTCGGACCGGACCCCGCCGACGCGCCGCCGAGGTCCCAGGACGGCTTCCGCACCAGCGCACCGTCTCCGCCGACCGCCTGCGCGCACTCGATCGTCGGCTCGTTCAGGTACGTGCCCGAGGCCGGGTACCAGACCCACGGGGCGAACTCCGGCTCCGACGTGCCGATCGCAACGGAGCAGACGGCGCGCGCCGTCTCGGCCATCGCCTCGGTCCCCGGATACGCGCCCTCGAGGTCCTCCCGGTGCACCAACCTCGCCGCAGCGCCGGCGTCGCAGTCCACGAGCCGCACCAGGCTCCCGAACTCGCCCCCGGCGTCCTGCGCCGGGTCGAGGCACTCGCCGATGCGCACCGCGGAGATGTGGACGACGTCCGGGTCCGCGAGCGTGCCCGCGGCGTCCGCCGCAGCGAGCGAGGTCGCGAGCCGCGACCCGTCGCGGGGCACCGCGACGCACTCCAGCTCCGGACGGTCGGCGAAGGATGCCTCGTCGGGGATCCGGTACACCGCCTCCAGCACGCTCTGCTCGATCCGGAGCCCGGACGGCACCACCGCACGATCGCACAGGGCGGCCGCGCGGACCAGGAGCGCGTCGTGGCCCGGGTACGCGCCATGCACCCGGAGCCGGGCGTACACCTCGCCGTCGTGCGCCGCATCGCACGAGGCGACCGTCGCCTCGGCCGCCACGCCGGAACCGTCGCGCGCGACGAGGTCGACGCAGCTGCCGACCTCGACGTCGCCCGCGGCGGCGCCGGCGCCGGCATCGGCCGCCTGCGCGGGCGCGGCCGTGAGCAGCATCCCGACCGCCAGGGCCGCGATCGCCGCGGCCCTGCCGGAGATCACGAACCGATCTCCTGGTACGCCGCGAACAGCAGCGACTGCTCGGGCGCCTGCAGCACGGTCGGCTTGGCGAGGTCGTCGAGCACGATGAAGCGCAGCATCGCGCCGCGGGCCTTCTTGTCCCGCTGCATGGTCGCGAGCAGCGTGTTCCACCGGCCGACGGGGTAGGTCGTGGGCAGGTTCAGCAGGTCGAGCACGCGGCGGTGCCGGTCGACGACCTCGTCGGAGAGCCGGCCCGCGAGGCGCGAGAGCTCGGCCGCGAACATCATGCCCACCGCGACCGCGGCGCCGTGGCGCCACTGGTAGCGCTCGGCGTGCTCGATCGCGTGGCCGAGGGTGTGGCCGTAGTTGAGGATCTCGCGGAGGCCCTGCTCGGTGAAGTCCTCGCTGACGACCTCCGCCTTCATCGTGATCGCCAGTTCGAGGACACGGCGGAACTGCGGGGTCGACGGGTCGGTCGCGGCATCCGGGTCGGCCTCGATGACGTCGAGGATCTCGGGGTAGCGGATGAAGCCGGCCTTCACGATCTCGGCGAAGCCCGCGAGGATCTCGTTGCGCGACAGCGTGTCGAGGTGGTCGAGGTCGCAGAGCACCGCGGCCGGCGCGTAGAAGGCGCCCACGAGGTTCTTGCCCTCGGCGGTGTTGATGCCGGTCTTGCCGCCGACCGCAGCGTCGACCATGCCGAGCACCGTGGTCGGCACCTGCACGAGCTTCACCCCGCGCAGCCAGGTGGCCGCGACGAATCCCGCGAGATCGGTCACCGCTCCCCCGCCGAAGCCGATGACCGCATCGCTGCGGGTGAAGTCGGCCTGGCCCATGACCTGCCAGCAGAACGCGGCGACCTCGACGCGCTTGCCGGCCTCCGCGTCGGGCACCTCCGCGAGCAGCACCTCGTAGCGGCCCAGCAGCGCCTCGCGGAGCGCCGCGGCCTTCGCACCGAGCGTCGGCGGGTGCACCATGAGCACCTTCGCGACGCCGCCGCCCAGGGCGTCCGCCACGCCGTCGGCCGTGATGCCCCGCCCGACGCGCACGTCGTAGCCGTCGGCGCCGCCGACCCGGATCGTCGTCGTCTCGTCGGTCACGTCTCGTTCCTCCACCAGTCGCAGATCAGGTCGGTCAGCTGGGCCGCGGTGCCGCTGCGCGTGTCGACCACGAGGTCGGCGAGCGCGTCGTAGACCGGCTTCCGCTCGGCCGCGATGCGGGTCCAGGTCTCGATGCCGCCGCCGTCGAGCAGCGGTCGGCGCGCGCCGGCCGCACCGAGCCGAGCCGCGACGGTGCGCGCATCGACGTGCAGCAGCACGACGGATGCCTCGCCGAGGTCCTCGCGCGTGCCCGCATCGAGCACCGCGCCGCCGCCGAGCGAGACGACCGCCCGCTCGCGCAGCGCCGCGGCGACCGCGGTGCGCTCCTTCGCGCGGAACCCGGCCTCGCCCTCGGTCGCGAAGATCTCGTGGATGGGACCGTGCGCCGCCACGATCTCGGCGTCGGTGTCGATGAACGGCAGGTCCAGGGCGGCGGCGACCCGTCGGCCGAGCTTGGTCTTGCCCGATCCCATCGGGCCGATGAGCACGAGCGGAAGGGGCCGCTCAGGCATCCGCGTCGGCGGTCACGGCGGAGGCCACGTGCGTGGCGAGGCGCTCGGGGATGCCGTCGAGGTAGCCGCGCAGGTTGCGCGCGGTCTCGGCGACCGCGTCGCCGCCGAACTTCTCGAGCACCGCGTTGGCGAGCGTGAGCGCCACCATCGCCTCGGCGACCACGCCCGCGGCGGGCACCGCGCAGACGTCGGAGCGCTGGTGGTGCGCGGTCGCGGCCTCGCCGGACGCCACGTCGACCGTGCGCAGCGCACGCGGCACCGTCGCGATCGGCTTCATGCCCGCGCGCACCCGCAGGACGGTGCCCGTGGACATGCCGCCCTCGGTACCGCCGGCACGGTCGCTCACGCGCGAGATGAGCCCGTCGTCGAGGTCGAGCTCGTCGTGCGCCTCCGAGCCGCGGCGCGTCGTGGTGAGGAAGCCGTCGCCGACCTCCACGCCCTTGATCGCCTGGATGCCCATGAGGGCGGCGGCGAGCTGCGAGTCGAGACGTCGGTCCCAGTGCACGTGCGAGCCCAGCCCCGGAGGCACCCCGTAGGCGAGCACCTCGACCACGCCGCCGAGCGTGTCGCCCTCCTTGTGGGCGAGGTCGACCTCGGCCACCATGCGCGCCGAGGTCTCGGCGTCGAAGCACCGCAGCGGGTCGGCGTCGAGCGCGTCGACGTCGTCGGGCATCGGCAGCGGGCGTCCCTCGGGCACGCGCACCGGGCCGATCGCGATCGTGTGGGCGACCAGGCGGATGCCGAGCCCCGCGAGGAACGACCGCGCGACGGCGCCGAGCGCCACGCGCGCGGCGGTCTCGCGGGCGCTCGCGCGCTCGAGCACCGGCCGCGCCTCGTCGAAGCCGTACTTCTGCATGCCGACGAGGTCGGCGTGGCCCGGACGCGGTCGCGTGAGCGGCGCACCGCGGCCGCGCGAGAGCCGCTCGGGATCGACGGGCTCGGGGCTCATGACCTCGGTCCACTTCGGCCACTCGGTATTGCCGATGCGCAGCGCGATCGGACTGCCCATGCTGAGGCCGTGGCGCACGCCGCCGGAGATCGCGAGCTCGTCCTGCTCGAACTTCATGCGTGCGC
This is a stretch of genomic DNA from Agromyces sp. SYSU T00194. It encodes these proteins:
- a CDS encoding PH-like domain-containing protein, with translation MDEYLVGGLVAAALVALFATLMIRSWRARRGRDAGIVDHPQPAEPGAPVLEAPVMHVATTPHRRPVERLAPRGLGFRAAGRIDVRADGLVLDLRGEQPVYVPADALVEVTTASWAIDRGVEPEGLIALSWRARTAGDADASDDLVVDTYLRAQRVGDATRIVDALTTLAGAGTAPGGDNGSEA
- the nusB gene encoding transcription antitermination factor NusB is translated as MSARTKARKRALDMLYAADLRGVPVERVLADEAERAVGEPERQASWLYAREIVDGVIDHRAEIDELITSHSRGWTLERMPAVDRAVLRIAVWEIAYNDEVPDGVAISEAVESVTVLSTDDSASFVNGLLSAVAGDRA
- a CDS encoding dihydroorotase gives rise to the protein MSRTLIRGATLVDGTRGDLLLADGRIAELGSVTDAAGATVIDADGLLALPGLVDLHTHLREPGFEQSETVLTGSRAAAAGGYTAVFPMANTSPVADTAGVVEQELRLGEDAGYVTVQPIGAVTVGLAGERLAELGAMAASRAKVRVFSDDGLCVADPLLMRRALEYVKAFDGVIAQHAQEPRLTEGAQMNEGALSGELGLRGWPAVAEEAIIARDALLAEHVGSRLHVCHLSTAGSVEVVRWAKARGIRITAEVTPHHLLLTDDLVASYDARYKVNPPLRTADDVEALRDALADGTIDIVATDHAPHPVESKECEWDAAANGMVGLESALSVVHEAMVETGRFAWADVARVMSAAPARIGSLAGHGHALEAGAPAELTLYDPDARAEFGVGSLAGRSRNSPYLGRSLPGRVLATFHRGVATVLDGQVRPADEVAGGARG
- the pyrR gene encoding bifunctional pyr operon transcriptional regulator/uracil phosphoribosyltransferase PyrR, with product MAVRPVLQQADIERALTRIAHEILESNRGADGLVILGIPTRGVVLASRIADVIRRIEPGAPDALAGALDVTMYRDDLSHTRTRTPAPTDVPVGIDGRTVVLVDDVLYSGRTIRAALDALADIGRPRAVRLAVLVDRGHREFPIRADFVGKNLPSAATERINVHLREIDGEDGVTIEGGVR
- a CDS encoding type II 3-dehydroquinate dehydratase encodes the protein MTTVLVLNGPNLGRLGTREPDVYGTATLDDIRARLESSAPAGIDIELRQTDHEGELIGWLHEAVDRGCPVVLNPAAFTHYSYGMRDAAAMVSKSGLPLIEVHLSNPHSREAFRGYSVVSEVATGVIAGFGADSYRLAIDQVARLVA
- the aroC gene encoding chorismate synthase, giving the protein MLRWLTAGESHGPELVAVLEGLPAGVPVALDDIRSDLARRKLGYGRGARMKFEQDELAISGGVRHGLSMGSPIALRIGNTEWPKWTEVMSPEPVDPERLSRGRGAPLTRPRPGHADLVGMQKYGFDEARPVLERASARETAARVALGAVARSFLAGLGIRLVAHTIAIGPVRVPEGRPLPMPDDVDALDADPLRCFDAETSARMVAEVDLAHKEGDTLGGVVEVLAYGVPPGLGSHVHWDRRLDSQLAAALMGIQAIKGVEVGDGFLTTTRRGSEAHDELDLDDGLISRVSDRAGGTEGGMSTGTVLRVRAGMKPIATVPRALRTVDVASGEAATAHHQRSDVCAVPAAGVVAEAMVALTLANAVLEKFGGDAVAETARNLRGYLDGIPERLATHVASAVTADADA
- a CDS encoding aspartate carbamoyltransferase catalytic subunit; the encoded protein is MRHLLSTRDLGRERAIELLDVAEDMAAVQQREVRKLPTLRGRTVVNLFFEDSTRTRVSFEAAAKRLSADVITFSAKGSSVSKGESLKDTAQTLQAIGADAVVVRHQASGAPQVLATSGWIDAGVVNAGDGTHEHPTQALLDAFTMRRRLHGGASRGRGLDGARVVIVGDVLHSRVARSNVWLLDALGAEVTLVAPPTLLPVDVSAWPAQVGYDLDAAIDAGPDAVMMLRVQAERMHAAFFPNSREYSRTWGLDDARFARLPRTTMVMHPGPMNRGFEIAASAADSAQSTVLEQVANGVSVRMAALYLLLSGEREEAA
- the aroB gene encoding 3-dehydroquinate synthase, yielding MTDETTTIRVGGADGYDVRVGRGITADGVADALGGGVAKVLMVHPPTLGAKAAALREALLGRYEVLLAEVPDAEAGKRVEVAAFCWQVMGQADFTRSDAVIGFGGGAVTDLAGFVAATWLRGVKLVQVPTTVLGMVDAAVGGKTGINTAEGKNLVGAFYAPAAVLCDLDHLDTLSRNEILAGFAEIVKAGFIRYPEILDVIEADPDAATDPSTPQFRRVLELAITMKAEVVSEDFTEQGLREILNYGHTLGHAIEHAERYQWRHGAAVAVGMMFAAELSRLAGRLSDEVVDRHRRVLDLLNLPTTYPVGRWNTLLATMQRDKKARGAMLRFIVLDDLAKPTVLQAPEQSLLFAAYQEIGS
- the efp gene encoding elongation factor P, coding for MASTADIKNGVVLSIDGQLWSVIEFQHVKPGKGGAFVRTKLKNVVSGKVVDRTYNAGAKVDIQNVDRRDYTYLYNDGESFVFMDATDYDQITVTDTVVGDAKNYMLENQPVTIALHDGNPLYLDLPASVVLEITYTEPGLQGDRSTGGTKPATLETGYEIQVPLFLETGTKVKVDTRTGDYLGRVND
- a CDS encoding DsbA family protein encodes the protein MIRRVLAIAGGIALAASLAACAPDTASETGTGGADASADLPTGTIGAAHFDEFALVAGDGDIRVAAYVDPSCPHCADFEAEVGDTIAELVEDGTITYAVHPMNFLDRASDTAYSSRAGSAMTCVATEAPEALLPMVAAVFANQPSDAAGLDDPALSQLAADAGAPGAADCIAANTYVDWVQASNDQALTGPIEGAEIERVEGTPTLLVDGAPYTGAFDADEVRAFITGN
- a CDS encoding glycosyltransferase encodes the protein MADVMIAVMPFAGHVAPLAAVTAAFVEAGHDVRVYTGRAYAERFAALGAEVVPWTCAPDFDELDLAATFPALRGRKGPRQLLANVEHLFVGTGAAQGEDLARAFAARPWDVIVADGLSLGTHLAAERLGTPSVTVSIVPLSMPTPELPPPILPLLPATGPLGRLRDRVLFTALDVLSRGVRRAYDAQRAAFGLPPTDGPLDDAWHSPDLVCASGVPELEFPRSSWPVRVEFVGALAPTGSIRPEPPAWWADLPDDRPIVHVTQGTLNVDPDDLIRPTFTALGRQPVSIVATTGRADAPELPFPAPPNAHVTGLVDYAALLPRLDAMITNGGWGGVLAALAHGVPLIVAGGDIDKPVIAARVGWAGAGIDLRTGTPRPRAILRAWRRLSGDPRYRERAAEIGRALRTHDGPREVVAHTIALVERRRAGRPARDAG
- a CDS encoding DUF5684 domain-containing protein; this translates as MISGRAAAIAALAVGMLLTAAPAQAADAGAGAAAGDVEVGSCVDLVARDGSGVAAEATVASCDAAHDGEVYARLRVHGAYPGHDALLVRAAALCDRAVVPSGLRIEQSVLEAVYRIPDEASFADRPELECVAVPRDGSRLATSLAAADAAGTLADPDVVHISAVRIGECLDPAQDAGGEFGSLVRLVDCDAGAAARLVHREDLEGAYPGTEAMAETARAVCSVAIGTSEPEFAPWVWYPASGTYLNEPTIECAQAVGGDGALVRKPSWDLGGASAGSGPTSPLVPPLEFVVALGAFVLLGLVFVSAVLVGSWVLMGAGLTVLFGRVGIPAWRAWVPLLRTYSWLRLGGQPGHLTWLQLVPGGSWVTSIFLWIGMHRTGLAFGRDAGYVALGVLVPFVWAFTVGAGEAYRPERIVAHGYPPPAEGTPAAEPEAWWPGPAPSPPTSPLG
- a CDS encoding shikimate kinase, which translates into the protein MPERPLPLVLIGPMGSGKTKLGRRVAAALDLPFIDTDAEIVAAHGPIHEIFATEGEAGFRAKERTAVAAALRERAVVSLGGGAVLDAGTREDLGEASVVLLHVDARTVAARLGAAGARRPLLDGGGIETWTRIAAERKPVYDALADLVVDTRSGTAAQLTDLICDWWRNET